A genomic stretch from Halichoerus grypus chromosome 7, mHalGry1.hap1.1, whole genome shotgun sequence includes:
- the PBLD gene encoding phenazine biosynthesis-like domain-containing protein isoform X2: MKLPVFVVDAFTAKAFRGNPAAVCLLENKLDEDMHQKIAREMNLSETAFIRKLHPTDNFTQSSCFGLRWFTPASEVPLCGHATLASAAVLFDKIKNVNNTLTFVTLSGELKARRAEDSIILDLPVYPAHPQTAIGDTLVQDIRYSPDTRKLLVRLSDTYKRSFLENLKVNTQDLPQVENTGKVKGLILTLKGEPGGQTQAFDFYSRYFAPWVGVAEDPVTGSAHAVLSSYWSQQLGKKDMHAFQCSHRGGELEISLRPDGRVDIRGSTAVVLEGTLTA, from the exons AAATTGGATGAAGACATGCATCAAAAAATTGCAAGAGAAATGAACCTCTCTGAAACTGCTTTTATCCGAAAACTGCACCCCACTGACAACTTTACACAAa GTTCCTGCTTTGGATTGAGGTGGTTTACGCCGGCGAGTGAGGTTCCCCTCTGCGGCCACGCTACCCTGGCTTCCGCGGCTGTGCTGTTTGACAAGATAA aaaacGTGAATAACACTCTAACCTTTGTCACTCTGAGTGGGGAACTGAAGGCCAGAAGAGCAGAGGACAGTATTATCCTGGATCTACCTGTTTATCCTGCCCACCCCCAG ACTGCCATAGGTGATACCCTAGTCCAAGACATCCGCTATTCTCCAGATACCCGAAAGCTCCTTGTCCGGCTCAGTGATACTTACAAGAG GTCATTCCTGGAGAACCTGAAGGTGAACACACAGGATCTGCCGCAAGTGGAAAACACAGGGAAGGTGAAAGGACTCATTCTCACCCTTAaaggagagcctggagggcagaCCCAAGCGTTTGATTTTTACTCCAGATATTTTGCACCGTGGGTTGGTGTGGCTGAAGACCCTGTAACAG GGtctgcacatgctgttctcaGCAGCTACTGGTCCCAGCAACTGGGGAAGAAAGACATGCATG cCTTTCAGTGTTCCCACCGAGGAGGAGAGCTGGAGATTTCTCTGCGTCCTGATGGGCGGGTTGACATCAGGGGCAGCACTGCTGTTGTTCTAGAGGGCACGCTGACAGCCTAG
- the PBLD gene encoding phenazine biosynthesis-like domain-containing protein isoform X1, with the protein MKLPVFVVDAFTAKAFRGNPAAVCLLENKLDEDMHQKIAREMNLSETAFIRKLHPTDNFTQSSCFGLRWFTPASEVPLCGHATLASAAVLFDKIKNVNNTLTFVTLSGELKARRAEDSIILDLPVYPAHPQDFHEVEDLIKTAIGDTLVQDIRYSPDTRKLLVRLSDTYKRSFLENLKVNTQDLPQVENTGKVKGLILTLKGEPGGQTQAFDFYSRYFAPWVGVAEDPVTGSAHAVLSSYWSQQLGKKDMHAFQCSHRGGELEISLRPDGRVDIRGSTAVVLEGTLTA; encoded by the exons AAATTGGATGAAGACATGCATCAAAAAATTGCAAGAGAAATGAACCTCTCTGAAACTGCTTTTATCCGAAAACTGCACCCCACTGACAACTTTACACAAa GTTCCTGCTTTGGATTGAGGTGGTTTACGCCGGCGAGTGAGGTTCCCCTCTGCGGCCACGCTACCCTGGCTTCCGCGGCTGTGCTGTTTGACAAGATAA aaaacGTGAATAACACTCTAACCTTTGTCACTCTGAGTGGGGAACTGAAGGCCAGAAGAGCAGAGGACAGTATTATCCTGGATCTACCTGTTTATCCTGCCCACCCCCAG GACTTCCATGAAGTGGAGGACTTGATAAAG ACTGCCATAGGTGATACCCTAGTCCAAGACATCCGCTATTCTCCAGATACCCGAAAGCTCCTTGTCCGGCTCAGTGATACTTACAAGAG GTCATTCCTGGAGAACCTGAAGGTGAACACACAGGATCTGCCGCAAGTGGAAAACACAGGGAAGGTGAAAGGACTCATTCTCACCCTTAaaggagagcctggagggcagaCCCAAGCGTTTGATTTTTACTCCAGATATTTTGCACCGTGGGTTGGTGTGGCTGAAGACCCTGTAACAG GGtctgcacatgctgttctcaGCAGCTACTGGTCCCAGCAACTGGGGAAGAAAGACATGCATG cCTTTCAGTGTTCCCACCGAGGAGGAGAGCTGGAGATTTCTCTGCGTCCTGATGGGCGGGTTGACATCAGGGGCAGCACTGCTGTTGTTCTAGAGGGCACGCTGACAGCCTAG
- the PBLD gene encoding phenazine biosynthesis-like domain-containing protein isoform X3, which translates to MHQKIAREMNLSETAFIRKLHPTDNFTQSSCFGLRWFTPASEVPLCGHATLASAAVLFDKIKNVNNTLTFVTLSGELKARRAEDSIILDLPVYPAHPQDFHEVEDLIKTAIGDTLVQDIRYSPDTRKLLVRLSDTYKRSFLENLKVNTQDLPQVENTGKVKGLILTLKGEPGGQTQAFDFYSRYFAPWVGVAEDPVTGSAHAVLSSYWSQQLGKKDMHAFQCSHRGGELEISLRPDGRVDIRGSTAVVLEGTLTA; encoded by the exons ATGCATCAAAAAATTGCAAGAGAAATGAACCTCTCTGAAACTGCTTTTATCCGAAAACTGCACCCCACTGACAACTTTACACAAa GTTCCTGCTTTGGATTGAGGTGGTTTACGCCGGCGAGTGAGGTTCCCCTCTGCGGCCACGCTACCCTGGCTTCCGCGGCTGTGCTGTTTGACAAGATAA aaaacGTGAATAACACTCTAACCTTTGTCACTCTGAGTGGGGAACTGAAGGCCAGAAGAGCAGAGGACAGTATTATCCTGGATCTACCTGTTTATCCTGCCCACCCCCAG GACTTCCATGAAGTGGAGGACTTGATAAAG ACTGCCATAGGTGATACCCTAGTCCAAGACATCCGCTATTCTCCAGATACCCGAAAGCTCCTTGTCCGGCTCAGTGATACTTACAAGAG GTCATTCCTGGAGAACCTGAAGGTGAACACACAGGATCTGCCGCAAGTGGAAAACACAGGGAAGGTGAAAGGACTCATTCTCACCCTTAaaggagagcctggagggcagaCCCAAGCGTTTGATTTTTACTCCAGATATTTTGCACCGTGGGTTGGTGTGGCTGAAGACCCTGTAACAG GGtctgcacatgctgttctcaGCAGCTACTGGTCCCAGCAACTGGGGAAGAAAGACATGCATG cCTTTCAGTGTTCCCACCGAGGAGGAGAGCTGGAGATTTCTCTGCGTCCTGATGGGCGGGTTGACATCAGGGGCAGCACTGCTGTTGTTCTAGAGGGCACGCTGACAGCCTAG